From a single bacterium genomic region:
- a CDS encoding family 20 glycosylhydrolase produces MRFRKTILIFLLPAAGLFAQPGIVPIPMEMTFGEGAFNLDASTRIYYEAAIPELPSYAERFANRLRQATGFQLPAAPLPVDTTQTGALYFLAQGARTEWGPEGYSLTVTPQACRIRANAAAGFFYATQSLLQLLPAEIAAAAPPVRAAWPIPSVSLLDRPRFAWRGMHLDVCRHFFPVTEIKKYIDLLAMYKLNIFHWHLSDDQGWRIEIKKYPRLTETGAWRNDGTGRYGGFYTQEEIRAVVAYAAERAVTIVPEIEMPGHAMAALASYPWLGCTGGPYRVQFSWGIFDDVFCAGRDTTFAFLEDVLTEVMALFPGTYIHVGGDECPKTRWKSCPRCQARIQAEGLQNETELQGWFTRRIERFLSAHGRRLIGWDEILDGGIAAGATAQAWRGLEYGIAGVRSGHDVVMSPTSHCYFDYYQGNSNSEPKAIGGYIPLEKVYELEPVPPVLTPEEAAHVLGAQANLWTEWIADAPYLEYMLLPRLCALSEVVWSSSARREYGDFTRRMADQYPRLEAAGVNVRVPPAAYFAGTGEPATFEFQVSASISGAQNGAGARVGSDALRWSMTEEGRTSGATIVFNTPRDMRMRIPYYSLTFSYKTNLALDTLFIGFRDADGRGFSFPLLQRHMNTSGKWVALSLGLSSFKAEAGFDSSRVAQFGFWTHASRAGADFFFADIYLGLPDTWPAAHAPIVFFDGSNFNPLFRVKGFGNAPGSGVLQGGGLRSRTNALRWLPPADYSSSAIRWRFNETVDFRQVLLGDTLKLALKAPAGCDSLQLAFTDAGTRLSRCWLTAAEGCFDGQWHNLRLPLTRFAPDSGFAAGAVDLFSFFIRSRLPGAEILLTDIWIGQPSAGQISGIERRETLISGYRLEQNYPNPFNPLTTIAYRLAQRGRVRLEIYNLLGERVATLVDAVQEGGAYQLYWDARCFASGSYYYRLQVNDFVHTRKMVLVK; encoded by the coding sequence ATGCGTTTTCGTAAAACCATCCTGATTTTCCTGCTCCCGGCCGCCGGCCTTTTCGCCCAGCCCGGTATCGTCCCGATCCCCATGGAAATGACCTTCGGGGAGGGCGCCTTCAACCTGGACGCCTCTACCCGGATTTATTATGAGGCCGCGATCCCGGAGCTGCCGAGCTATGCCGAGCGCTTCGCGAACCGGCTGCGCCAGGCGACCGGATTCCAACTGCCGGCGGCACCGCTGCCGGTGGATACGACGCAAACCGGCGCCCTCTATTTTCTTGCGCAGGGTGCCCGTACGGAGTGGGGCCCCGAGGGCTACAGCCTGACCGTGACCCCGCAGGCGTGCCGAATCCGCGCCAACGCCGCCGCCGGATTCTTTTATGCCACGCAAAGTCTGCTGCAGCTGCTGCCGGCGGAGATCGCCGCTGCGGCGCCCCCGGTTCGCGCCGCCTGGCCGATCCCCAGCGTCTCCCTCCTCGACCGGCCGCGCTTCGCCTGGCGCGGGATGCATCTCGATGTTTGCCGCCATTTTTTTCCGGTCACTGAGATCAAGAAGTACATCGACCTGCTGGCGATGTACAAGCTCAACATCTTTCACTGGCACCTCAGCGACGACCAGGGCTGGCGCATCGAAATCAAAAAGTATCCTAGATTGACCGAAACGGGCGCATGGCGCAACGACGGAACCGGCCGGTATGGCGGTTTTTATACGCAAGAGGAGATCCGCGCGGTGGTGGCCTACGCAGCGGAACGCGCCGTCACCATCGTTCCGGAGATCGAAATGCCGGGCCATGCCATGGCCGCCCTGGCTTCCTATCCCTGGCTCGGCTGCACCGGCGGACCCTATCGGGTGCAGTTCAGCTGGGGCATTTTTGACGACGTCTTTTGCGCGGGCCGGGATACGACTTTCGCCTTTCTCGAGGATGTCCTGACCGAAGTGATGGCGCTCTTTCCAGGAACCTATATTCACGTCGGCGGCGACGAGTGCCCCAAGACCCGCTGGAAGAGCTGCCCGCGCTGCCAGGCGCGTATCCAGGCGGAGGGGCTGCAGAACGAGACCGAGCTGCAGGGCTGGTTCACGCGGCGCATCGAGCGCTTCCTCTCCGCCCACGGCCGCCGCCTCATCGGCTGGGACGAGATCCTCGATGGCGGCATTGCAGCAGGCGCCACCGCCCAGGCCTGGCGCGGCCTGGAGTATGGCATTGCCGGTGTCCGCAGCGGCCATGATGTGGTGATGAGCCCGACCAGCCATTGCTATTTCGATTATTACCAGGGCAACTCCAACAGCGAGCCCAAGGCCATAGGCGGTTATATCCCGCTGGAGAAGGTCTACGAACTGGAGCCGGTCCCGCCGGTGCTCACGCCTGAGGAGGCGGCGCATGTCCTTGGGGCTCAGGCCAATCTCTGGACCGAATGGATCGCCGACGCGCCCTACCTCGAATATATGCTGCTGCCGCGGCTCTGCGCTCTCAGTGAGGTCGTCTGGAGTTCTTCCGCGCGGCGCGAGTATGGCGATTTTACCCGGCGGATGGCGGATCAGTATCCCCGCCTTGAGGCGGCCGGAGTCAATGTCCGTGTCCCGCCGGCGGCCTATTTTGCCGGAACGGGCGAGCCGGCCACCTTCGAATTCCAGGTGTCGGCATCCATCTCGGGGGCGCAGAACGGGGCTGGAGCCCGCGTCGGCTCCGACGCCCTGCGTTGGTCGATGACCGAGGAGGGCCGCACCAGCGGCGCGACGATCGTTTTTAACACGCCCCGTGACATGCGGATGCGCATACCCTATTACAGCCTCACCTTTTCCTACAAGACCAACCTGGCCCTGGACACCCTCTTCATCGGCTTTCGCGATGCCGACGGCCGCGGATTCTCTTTCCCGCTGCTGCAGCGCCATATGAACACCTCCGGCAAATGGGTGGCCTTGTCCCTGGGACTCTCCAGCTTCAAGGCCGAAGCGGGCTTTGACAGCAGCCGGGTGGCGCAGTTCGGTTTCTGGACGCATGCCTCCCGCGCCGGCGCTGATTTCTTTTTCGCGGATATCTATCTGGGCCTCCCCGACACCTGGCCGGCGGCTCATGCCCCCATCGTCTTTTTCGACGGGAGCAATTTCAACCCCCTCTTCCGGGTCAAGGGATTTGGCAACGCTCCGGGCTCGGGTGTGCTTCAGGGGGGCGGCCTGCGCTCCCGGACCAATGCTCTGCGCTGGCTGCCGCCGGCCGATTACAGCAGCAGCGCCATCCGCTGGCGCTTCAACGAGACCGTCGATTTCCGTCAGGTACTGCTCGGCGATACCCTCAAGCTGGCCCTCAAGGCTCCGGCCGGGTGCGACAGCCTGCAGCTGGCCTTTACCGATGCGGGCACGCGCCTGAGCCGCTGCTGGCTGACAGCGGCGGAGGGGTGCTTCGACGGCCAGTGGCACAACCTGCGCCTGCCGCTCACCCGGTTCGCGCCGGACTCGGGCTTTGCGGCCGGGGCCGTCGATCTCTTTTCCTTTTTCATCCGCAGCCGGCTCCCCGGCGCCGAGATCCTGCTCACGGATATCTGGATCGGCCAGCCCTCCGCCGGGCAGATCAGCGGGATCGAACGCCGGGAGACACTGATTTCGGGGTACCGCCTCGAGCAGAATTATCCCAATCCCTTCAACCCGCTGACGACGATCGCCTACCGCCTGGCGCAGCGCGGCCGAGTCCGTCTCGAAATCTATAATCTGCTCGGAGAACGGGTCGCGACGCTGGTGGATGCGGTGCAGGAGGGAGGCGCCTATCAACTCTATTGGGATGCCCGGTGCTTCGCCTCGGGTTCCTACTATTACCGGCTGCAGGTGAACGATTTCGTTCACACCCGGAAGATGGTCCTGGTCAAGTGA
- a CDS encoding glycosyltransferase family 2 protein, giving the protein MSRLSIAVITRNEETNLRACLESAAWADEIVVVDAESSDATAAIAREFTERVYIRAWPGFAAQKAFALEQCTSPWIFSLDADERIRPELAVEIRRVIADPAALPGYRVGRRSWFLGRWIRHGGWYPGYQLRLFRRDAVAVIDRRVHEGFTVAGESGTLQGDLDHYSHPSIVSSLDKMGRYSTLEALDRLERQHVRALDFFTHPLAAFLRKYIAQGGFRDGRHGLVLAWVTALVKLALYMKIRHLQRLRAAKEDGAAALPADDPLEALFTAQQRQLELFNPTAAAGPGTGQPRAPSAGSPADLPARTPLGQPPGVRAFVVRPLSAFFRTYRDRSSVSEGVPVLTQALLAAAYATAREIKIWEAGVNAKGSS; this is encoded by the coding sequence ATGTCGAGACTCTCGATCGCTGTCATCACCCGCAATGAGGAGACCAACCTGCGCGCCTGTCTTGAGAGCGCGGCATGGGCGGACGAGATCGTCGTGGTCGACGCCGAGAGCAGTGACGCGACTGCAGCAATTGCGCGCGAGTTCACGGAGCGTGTCTATATTCGCGCCTGGCCCGGGTTCGCAGCGCAGAAGGCCTTTGCGCTCGAGCAGTGTACCTCGCCGTGGATTTTCAGCCTGGATGCGGACGAGCGCATCCGCCCCGAACTGGCTGTGGAGATCCGCCGTGTCATCGCTGATCCGGCGGCGCTGCCCGGATACCGCGTCGGCCGGCGCTCCTGGTTTCTCGGGCGCTGGATCCGCCACGGCGGCTGGTACCCCGGCTATCAGCTGCGGCTCTTCCGCCGCGACGCGGTCGCGGTCATCGACCGCCGGGTGCATGAAGGCTTCACCGTCGCCGGCGAAAGCGGCACCCTGCAGGGCGATCTCGACCATTATTCCCACCCCTCCATTGTGAGCAGCCTCGATAAGATGGGGCGCTACTCCACCCTCGAAGCGCTGGACCGCCTCGAGCGCCAGCACGTGCGGGCCCTCGATTTCTTCACGCACCCCCTCGCCGCATTTCTGCGCAAGTACATCGCCCAGGGCGGTTTCCGCGACGGCCGGCACGGCCTGGTGCTCGCCTGGGTGACCGCGCTGGTCAAGCTTGCCCTCTATATGAAGATCCGGCATCTGCAGCGACTGCGGGCGGCGAAGGAGGACGGTGCCGCCGCGCTGCCGGCGGATGATCCCCTCGAGGCGCTCTTCACGGCGCAGCAACGGCAGCTGGAACTCTTTAATCCTACCGCCGCGGCCGGTCCTGGCACGGGGCAGCCACGGGCTCCATCGGCCGGTTCGCCGGCCGATTTGCCAGCCCGTACGCCGCTCGGCCAGCCGCCCGGCGTGCGGGCCTTTGTGGTGCGCCCGCTGTCCGCCTTTTTCCGGACTTACCGAGACCGCTCTTCTGTCTCAGAGGGTGTCCCGGTCCTGACGCAGGCCTTGCTCGCCGCGGCCTATGCCACCGCCCGCGAGATAAAAATCTGGGAAGCGGGGGTGAACGCAAAGGGTAGCTCATGA
- a CDS encoding family 20 glycosylhydrolase — protein MRSAAPCLIPLLLAVLFSCAGPRRLPEVSTVQGPVLIPLPARMTLAEGRFRLDASTTLMTQPLDRLQEVTSYLSELIRKGSGWQLAQGEGVYTDGNAIVLQLVDSTAALGREGYRLEIHPKKILIQAAAPAGIFYGIQTLRQLWPGDWQHPEPLQQVQPALIPCMTIEDQPRYAWRGMMLDVARHYFPKEFIYRFIDDLAMNKLNTFHWHLNDDQGWRIEIKRYPKLTSVGAWRVDRESDPWDRRKPQQPGEQASYGGFYTQAEIRNIVAYARSRFITIVPEIEMPAHAGAALAAYPAYSCSGGPFTVPTGGVWPIVDLYCAGNDSTFTFLQNILDEVIGLFPGEYIHLGGDEADKSEWKKCPKCQARIRSEKLANETELQGYFMRRMEHYLASRGRRMIGWDEILEGGLPARAAVMSWRGMRGGIDAARAYHDVVMAPTDYCYFDYYQGVPDLEPKSIGGFLPLERVYAFEPTPDSLSAVQAAHILGCQANLWTEYIATPEHAEYMIFPRLFALAEVAWSPASARHWPNFLGRVVAAMPRLEAMGINASHTLFNVQAELMRSSDGRNVEIVLKSLAPSGEIRYTLDNSQPSATSQRFQGPIVLDRSATVRAGLFRDGMLSGKIVAVPFLTHLACGKKITYCAPYSAKYAAAGSRALVDGRKGTLLYSDGAWQGFEQTNLEVVIDLGRKQVIQRVTSSFLEDVGSWIFGPRQVTYSFSDKGAVYITLADLPGKSHDDNPAAAVRDYSQDFEDLEARYIKVTAANIGVCPPGHAGAGQKAWLFVDEIIVE, from the coding sequence ATGCGTAGCGCTGCACCTTGTCTGATCCCCCTCCTTTTAGCCGTGCTCTTTTCCTGTGCCGGCCCCCGGCGGTTGCCGGAGGTGTCCACGGTCCAGGGCCCAGTGCTGATTCCTCTGCCCGCCCGCATGACGCTCGCAGAGGGCCGTTTTCGTCTCGATGCCTCCACCACCCTCATGACGCAGCCGCTCGACCGCTTGCAGGAGGTCACCAGCTATCTCTCGGAGCTGATCCGGAAGGGGAGCGGCTGGCAGCTGGCACAGGGCGAGGGAGTCTATACGGACGGCAATGCCATCGTCCTGCAGCTGGTGGATTCAACCGCCGCACTCGGCCGGGAGGGCTACCGCCTCGAGATCCATCCGAAGAAGATTCTGATTCAGGCGGCAGCGCCCGCTGGCATTTTTTACGGCATCCAGACCCTGCGCCAGCTCTGGCCTGGCGACTGGCAGCACCCGGAGCCGCTGCAGCAAGTCCAACCCGCCTTGATCCCCTGCATGACCATCGAAGACCAGCCGCGTTATGCATGGCGCGGGATGATGCTCGATGTCGCGCGCCATTACTTCCCCAAGGAATTCATTTACCGCTTCATCGACGATCTGGCGATGAACAAGCTCAACACCTTTCACTGGCATCTCAACGACGATCAGGGCTGGCGCATCGAGATCAAGCGCTATCCCAAATTGACCAGTGTCGGGGCCTGGCGTGTTGACCGCGAGTCGGATCCCTGGGACAGACGCAAACCACAGCAGCCCGGCGAACAGGCCAGCTATGGCGGTTTTTACACCCAGGCGGAGATCCGCAATATTGTCGCCTATGCGCGCAGCCGCTTCATCACCATCGTCCCCGAGATCGAGATGCCGGCCCACGCCGGCGCGGCTCTGGCGGCCTATCCCGCGTATTCCTGCAGCGGCGGTCCCTTCACCGTCCCGACGGGCGGCGTTTGGCCGATCGTCGACCTCTATTGTGCGGGCAATGACAGCACCTTCACCTTCCTGCAGAACATCCTCGATGAGGTGATCGGTCTCTTTCCAGGGGAGTACATTCATCTGGGCGGTGATGAAGCGGACAAGTCCGAGTGGAAAAAATGCCCCAAATGCCAGGCGCGCATCCGCAGCGAAAAGCTGGCGAATGAGACCGAACTGCAGGGCTATTTCATGCGGCGGATGGAGCACTATCTGGCCTCCCGCGGCCGGCGGATGATCGGCTGGGACGAGATCCTCGAGGGCGGACTTCCGGCGCGCGCCGCGGTGATGTCCTGGCGTGGTATGCGCGGCGGTATCGACGCCGCCCGGGCCTATCACGACGTCGTGATGGCCCCGACCGACTATTGCTACTTCGATTACTATCAGGGCGTGCCCGATCTCGAACCCAAGTCCATCGGTGGTTTTTTGCCGCTGGAGCGGGTCTATGCCTTCGAGCCCACCCCCGACAGCCTCAGCGCCGTACAGGCCGCCCATATCCTCGGCTGTCAGGCCAACCTCTGGACCGAATACATCGCCACGCCCGAGCATGCCGAATACATGATCTTTCCGCGTCTGTTCGCTCTGGCCGAGGTAGCGTGGTCGCCGGCATCCGCGCGCCATTGGCCCAACTTTCTTGGACGCGTTGTCGCCGCCATGCCGCGGCTGGAAGCGATGGGCATCAACGCCTCGCATACCCTCTTCAATGTCCAGGCCGAACTTATGCGTTCCTCGGACGGCCGGAATGTCGAGATCGTGCTGAAGAGCCTCGCTCCCAGCGGAGAGATCCGCTACACTCTGGATAACTCCCAGCCTTCGGCCACATCGCAACGGTTCCAGGGGCCGATCGTGCTCGATCGAAGCGCCACGGTCAGGGCCGGCCTCTTCCGCGACGGTATGCTCAGCGGCAAGATCGTCGCGGTGCCCTTTCTCACCCATCTTGCTTGCGGGAAGAAGATTACCTACTGCGCGCCCTACAGCGCCAAGTATGCAGCCGCAGGATCCAGAGCCCTGGTCGACGGTCGCAAGGGGACGCTCCTGTACAGCGACGGCGCCTGGCAAGGCTTTGAGCAAACCAATCTCGAGGTGGTCATCGATCTCGGCCGGAAACAGGTGATTCAGCGCGTCACGAGCAGTTTTCTGGAGGACGTCGGTTCCTGGATCTTTGGTCCGCGCCAGGTCACCTATTCCTTCTCCGATAAGGGGGCGGTCTATATCACTCTCGCCGATCTACCAGGCAAGTCCCATGATGACAATCCCGCCGCCGCCGTGCGAGACTACAGCCAGGATTTCGAGGATCTCGAGGCGCGCTACATCAAGGTGACTGCGGCCAATATCGGGGTTTGTCCGCCCGGCCACGCCGGTGCGGGGCAGAAGGCCTGGCTCTTCGTCGATGAAATCATTGTCGAATGA
- a CDS encoding alpha-L-fucosidase, which translates to MMRKALILTCLGLLLAGSLAKAETKKAFDERMRWWRDAKFGMFIHFGPYAVLGGVYKGNNSAAAEWIMNEENISIPEYEAYARQFNPEQFDAKAWVALAKVGGARYIIITSKHHDGFAMWDSQVSPYNIARFTPFKRDLLRELSEACKEAGIRLGFYYSIMDWHHPDAKGERFAEYRDGYLKLQLQELLTGYGKVGVLWFDGEWIDEWTEPQGAELYNFVRRLQPGIIINNRVGKGRNGMQGMSLDHTAAGDFGTPEQEILSSGGAGMDWESCMTTNDSWGYKQADQNWKSAETLVHNLIDIAAKGGNYLLNVGPDATGVIPEAAQERFREMGEWLKVNGAAIYESRTLPEYAEGGRIRYTRSQDGRTLYAAALQWPGTTLRLRYVEPRKGSRIYLLGYKKPLTWRQSSSGEVVISLPALLQRAGNRPCRYAWVFRITGRQLPVARPPVIASSKKSGVSNALFIGTETVTLSSPEESAEIHYTLDGRTPDRNSPLYSAPILLKEDTEVEAIVFARGKVVSPVAYAQFTRTTRVKHMMLEKSPSVKYPGWGELGLIDGQRGGLDFHDGNWIGFEGEDLDASIDLGEPTTISMVALSCLQDQNSWIFLPAGIRLLTSTDGRNYVTTAEWKAEPQPAATAERMEIALMFNSKSCRYLRIQASNVGTCPAWHKGAGGKAWLFADEIIIQ; encoded by the coding sequence ATGATGAGGAAAGCATTGATTCTCACTTGCCTTGGCCTCTTACTCGCCGGCAGCCTAGCGAAGGCAGAGACCAAAAAGGCCTTTGATGAGCGGATGCGCTGGTGGCGCGACGCCAAATTCGGCATGTTCATCCATTTCGGCCCCTATGCGGTCCTGGGCGGCGTCTACAAGGGCAACAACAGCGCCGCGGCCGAATGGATCATGAATGAGGAGAACATCTCCATCCCCGAGTATGAGGCGTACGCCCGGCAGTTCAATCCGGAACAGTTCGACGCCAAGGCCTGGGTGGCGCTCGCCAAAGTGGGCGGTGCGCGCTATATCATCATCACCTCCAAGCACCACGACGGTTTTGCAATGTGGGATTCGCAGGTGAGTCCCTACAACATCGCCCGGTTCACACCCTTCAAGCGGGATTTGCTCAGGGAGCTCTCCGAGGCCTGCAAAGAGGCGGGCATCCGCCTCGGCTTTTATTACTCGATCATGGACTGGCATCATCCCGACGCCAAAGGCGAGCGCTTTGCTGAATACCGCGATGGTTATCTCAAACTGCAGCTGCAGGAGCTCTTGACCGGCTATGGCAAGGTCGGTGTGCTCTGGTTCGACGGCGAGTGGATCGACGAGTGGACCGAACCGCAGGGCGCCGAGCTCTACAATTTTGTACGCAGGCTGCAACCCGGGATCATCATCAACAACCGCGTCGGCAAGGGCCGCAACGGGATGCAGGGGATGAGCCTCGATCACACGGCCGCTGGCGACTTTGGCACGCCGGAACAGGAGATTCTCAGTTCGGGCGGCGCCGGGATGGACTGGGAATCCTGCATGACCACCAACGACAGCTGGGGCTACAAGCAAGCGGACCAGAACTGGAAATCGGCGGAGACTCTCGTCCACAATTTGATCGATATCGCCGCCAAGGGCGGGAATTATCTCCTTAATGTCGGCCCGGACGCTACGGGTGTGATCCCGGAGGCGGCGCAGGAGCGCTTTCGCGAGATGGGGGAGTGGCTCAAGGTCAACGGTGCGGCGATTTATGAGAGCCGCACCTTGCCCGAGTACGCCGAGGGGGGGAGGATCCGCTACACGCGCAGCCAGGATGGCCGGACCCTTTACGCTGCCGCTCTGCAATGGCCCGGAACCACCCTGCGCCTGCGCTATGTCGAGCCCAGGAAGGGCTCCAGAATTTACCTGCTGGGCTATAAAAAGCCCCTCACCTGGCGGCAGAGCAGCAGCGGCGAAGTGGTGATTTCCCTACCGGCCCTGCTGCAGCGGGCCGGCAACCGGCCCTGCCGCTACGCCTGGGTGTTCAGGATCACGGGCCGGCAGCTGCCCGTCGCCAGACCCCCGGTTATCGCCAGCAGCAAAAAATCGGGGGTGAGCAATGCTCTCTTCATCGGCACCGAGACGGTCACTTTGAGCTCGCCGGAAGAATCGGCCGAGATCCACTATACGCTGGATGGACGCACGCCGGACCGGAATTCGCCGCTCTATTCTGCGCCGATCCTCCTGAAAGAGGATACCGAGGTGGAGGCCATCGTTTTCGCTCGGGGAAAGGTGGTCAGTCCGGTCGCCTATGCCCAGTTTACCCGGACCACGCGCGTGAAGCATATGATGCTCGAGAAGAGCCCCTCAGTCAAATATCCCGGCTGGGGCGAGCTGGGACTGATCGACGGGCAGCGCGGCGGCCTCGATTTTCATGACGGCAACTGGATCGGCTTCGAGGGCGAGGATCTTGACGCCAGCATCGACCTCGGCGAGCCGACGACCATCTCCATGGTAGCGCTGAGCTGCCTGCAAGACCAGAATTCCTGGATTTTTCTGCCGGCTGGGATCCGGCTGCTGACCTCGACCGACGGCCGGAATTATGTCACGACCGCCGAATGGAAAGCGGAACCCCAGCCCGCAGCGACAGCCGAGCGCATGGAGATAGCCCTGATGTTTAATTCCAAGAGCTGCCGCTATCTGCGGATCCAGGCCAGCAACGTCGGTACCTGTCCGGCCTGGCACAAGGGGGCGGGCGGCAAGGCATGGTTGTTTGCAGACGAAATCATCATTCAGTAG
- a CDS encoding Gfo/Idh/MocA family oxidoreductase — protein sequence MSDEHHQEGNSQGVDRRSFFKTGMLAGLGALTAASVLDSCSSAADAREAAPEHPFSVAPLKKVRIGMVGVGLQGTSHVRNFLGIPEAQIVAVCDIRPERAAAVQKLITGAGHPEPRAYTRSSTDFIRLCEEEDLDLVFTATPWEWHVPVCLHAMKNGKHAATEVPAAVTVEECWQLVEAAEKYRKHCVMMENCCYDREELLILNLVRKGMLGELINAEAGYLHDLRGVKFGNENEAVWRLPHSIRRNGNLYPTHGLGPVAQCMNINRGDRFDFLVSMSCNSRGLNLYAAHLYGADDPRAKQTYALGDVNTSLIRTELGKTITLIHDTSSPRPYTRINRVQGTRGLAEKWPNRIYIEGKSKPHQWDDLESYYPEHAHPLWKELEAQSAGSGHGGMDFIEDYRLIWCLTHGQPMDMDVYDAAAWSCISELSERSVARRSRPMDVPDFTRGRWRVWPQLGIVTA from the coding sequence ATGAGTGACGAGCACCATCAAGAGGGGAACAGCCAGGGAGTGGACCGGCGATCATTTTTTAAGACCGGTATGCTGGCCGGCCTTGGGGCGTTGACAGCCGCCTCGGTGCTGGACAGCTGTAGTAGTGCGGCCGATGCGCGCGAGGCTGCTCCGGAGCACCCCTTTTCCGTAGCGCCCCTGAAAAAGGTGCGTATCGGCATGGTCGGGGTCGGCTTGCAGGGGACCTCGCATGTGCGCAATTTTCTCGGCATCCCCGAGGCGCAAATCGTTGCGGTCTGCGATATCCGGCCGGAGCGGGCGGCTGCCGTGCAGAAACTGATCACCGGGGCCGGCCATCCGGAGCCGCGGGCCTATACCCGCAGCAGCACCGATTTCATCCGCCTCTGCGAGGAGGAGGATCTTGACCTGGTCTTCACAGCCACCCCCTGGGAGTGGCATGTGCCGGTCTGTCTCCACGCGATGAAAAATGGCAAGCATGCGGCGACCGAAGTGCCGGCGGCCGTTACTGTTGAAGAGTGCTGGCAGCTGGTCGAGGCGGCCGAAAAATATCGCAAGCATTGTGTGATGATGGAGAACTGCTGCTACGACCGCGAGGAACTGCTCATCCTTAATCTGGTTCGCAAGGGGATGCTGGGCGAGCTCATCAACGCCGAGGCCGGATATCTCCATGACCTGCGCGGCGTCAAATTCGGCAACGAGAACGAAGCGGTCTGGCGGCTGCCCCATTCCATCCGCCGCAACGGCAATCTCTATCCCACCCACGGCCTCGGCCCGGTGGCGCAGTGCATGAACATCAACCGCGGTGACCGGTTCGACTTTCTGGTCTCGATGAGCTGCAATTCGCGCGGGCTCAATCTCTACGCAGCCCATCTCTACGGCGCTGACGACCCCCGTGCCAAACAAACCTATGCTCTGGGCGATGTCAATACCAGCTTGATCCGCACAGAACTCGGCAAGACCATCACTCTGATCCACGACACCTCCTCGCCGCGGCCCTACACCCGTATCAACCGCGTGCAGGGGACGCGCGGCCTGGCTGAAAAGTGGCCGAACCGCATCTATATCGAGGGCAAGAGCAAACCACACCAGTGGGATGATCTCGAGAGCTATTACCCGGAGCATGCGCATCCTCTCTGGAAGGAACTCGAAGCCCAATCGGCTGGTTCTGGTCATGGCGGCATGGACTTCATCGAGGACTATCGTCTGATCTGGTGTCTGACTCACGGCCAGCCGATGGATATGGATGTCTATGACGCGGCCGCCTGGAGCTGCATCTCCGAGCTGAGTGAACGCTCGGTGGCGCGCCGCAGCCGGCCGATGGATGTGCCCGATTTCACCCGCGGCCGCTGGAGGGTCTGGCCGCAGCTGGGCATTGTCACCGCCTGA